One Rhizoctonia solani chromosome 1, complete sequence DNA window includes the following coding sequences:
- a CDS encoding histone deacetylase family protein — protein MTTEVEKIQVDRTKKCPFLLRTFVRSGGFHPETAFDNGRVPTLDEHAVHAWGDSTLIDIVRALRAQTPSPSLPAGAFRNPGTRYSFRVVYYDRGNVASRELGHIGPRELNDTSVLYPSSGGQTPTPPTEPVDLPAESAMDADDDSPRKDRDDDDVLPPGANSGSRGRAKSGSRTLDELRVQPGDWLSVSLTLPASAKPTVGPTGLAIRGADREREGEPGGHWRGGGGGGGGRGRPAGLVRGGGHLAFGRDRATGRDASPPRNRDGPATDRRGRGYGRRPSPDMTRGGTSYRDGSRSRSRERRSRSPVGRRRGGRYERD, from the exons ATGACAACCGAGGTCGAGAAAATACAGGTGGACCGGACCAAA AAATGTCCCTTCTTATTAAGGACTTTTGTTCGGTCCGGGGGATTTCATCCAGAAACTGCCTTCGATAATGGTCGGGTGCCAACTCTTGACGAACATGCTGTGCATGCATG GGGTGATTCCACCTTGATTGACATTGTCCGAGCCCTTCGTGCACAAACACCATCTCCTTCACTCCCAGCTGGTGCGTTCCGTAACCCGGGTACAAGATACTCTTTTCGTGTCGTTTACTACGACCGAGGCAACGTTGCTTCCAGGGAGCTTGGTCACATAGGTCCTCGGGAACTGAATGATACCTCGGTGCTCTATCCTTCGTCTGGCGGCCAGACGCCAACACCTCCAACTGAACCTGTCGATTTGCCCGCTGAGAGTGCAATGGACGCAGACGATGATTCCCCTCGTAAAGATCGcgatgatgacgatgttCTGCCTCCCGGTGCAAACAGCGGTAGTAGGGGCCGGGCCAAATCTGGCTCACGAACACTCGACGAACTGAGGGTACAGCCTGGGGACTGGTTATCGGTGTCCCTCACTCTACCTGCCAGCGCCAAACCCACCGTCGGACCCACTGGCCTTGCTATTCGGGGAGCTGACCGTGAAAGGGAAGGGGAGCCTGGCGGACATTGgcgaggtggaggtggaggcggcGGCGGACGTGGTCGACCTGCCGGGTTGGTGAGGGGAGGCGGACACCTTGCTTTCGGCCGTGATCGAGCAACTGGCCGAGACGCATCTCCCCCTCGAAACAGGGATGGTCCTGCCACCGATCGTCGAGGTAGGGGCTACGGACGCCGCCCATCGCCCGACATGACCCGTGGTGGTACTTCATATCGTGATGGGAGCCGTAGCCGAAGTCGGGAGCGAAGGAGTCGTAGTCCTGTTGGAAGAAGGAGAGGCGGACGATACGAAAGAGATTAA
- a CDS encoding iron-regulated transporter, whose amino-acid sequence MNRETDASIPVASPSDPIVLGAQGEREVTLPQDSEARDMQQRPDPGFSGSLAFVSTWGDRSAEFAFSIYLVEIFVNTLLPASMYGFITTFTGILFSGAVGHQIDIRARLPTIRTCIATQKLFASMCYGLFLILFTRFSTLDSNIRRLFLAFIITCGCGLKLATVGMNVCVERDWVMAIAASARTPHGSRAGSPASEINRGSVSPPTRSVDHADRVLLELNTTLRRIDLISKLVAPLFVSLLTSTIGYMLSAVVLLSMSLATAIFEILFVGITYKRFPILAVPRPLYTDVPIKLSVKGIIQEARAWIKHQVLDWNEFIHHPIFLSEPRIRTHFHVPSAYTETRFTFYRFAIF is encoded by the exons ATGAATagggaaacagatgcatccaTCCCTGTGGCTTCACCGTCGGACCCCATCGTGCTAGGTGCTCAAGGAGAGAGGGAAGTTACACTCCCACAGGATAGCGAG GCAAGAGATATGCAGCAAAGGCCCGATCCTGGCTTCTCTGGCTCACTTGCATTCGTTAGCACCTGGGGCGACCGTTCAGCCGAGTTCGCTTTTTCAATCTATCT AGTAGAGATATTTGTGAATACGCTTTTACCCGCGTCAATGTATGGGTTCATAACGACATTCACTGGTATTCTGTTTTCAGG GGCCGTTGGACATCAAATAGATATTCGAGCACGCCTTCCGACTATTCGAACTTGTATTGCCACTCAAAAATTATTCGCCTCGATGTGTTACGGACTTTTCCTCATCTTATTCACTCGATTCTCTACTTTGGATTCTAATATCCGGCGGTTGTTCCTTGCCTTTATTATTACCTGTGGCTGCGGGTTGAAACTGGCCACCGTTGGGATGAACGTATGCGTAGAACGTGACTGGGTGATGGCTATTGCGGCAAGTGCCCGCACACCACATGGTTCTAGAGCAGGATCTCCAGCGTCGGAAATCAACCGAGGTTCGGTATCTCCTCCAACTCGCTCAGTAGACCATGCAGATCGTGTTTTGCTCGAACTCAATACCACGCTTCGTCGCATCGACCTGATTTCAAAACTTGTAGCCCCTTTATTTGTCAGTCTGTTGACTTCGACTATTGGATACATGCTTTCTGCAGTCGTTTTGCTTTCGATGAGCCTGGCCACCGCGATATTCGAAATTCTATTTGTCGGAATCACCTACAAGCGGTTCCCGATCCTTGCAGTTCCACGGCCTTTATATACAGATGTACCAATTAAATTATCCGTCAAAGGAATTATCCAAGAGGCTCGCGCATGGATCAAGCATCAAGTCCTGGATTGGAACGAATTTATTCATCATCCTATTTTCCTCAGTGAGCCTCGCATTCGTACTCACTTCCATGTTCCGTCCGCTTATACGGAGACCAGGTTCACTTTCTATCGCTTTGCTATATTTTAA
- a CDS encoding thiazole biosynthetic enzyme, whose translation MNRSEPAIVNGTREVHPGLIMTGMELSEHDGANRMGPTFGAMMASGIKAAHEALKIFDSHEIVDGEVIGPKTLN comes from the exons ATGAACCGCTCCGAGCCCGCTATTGTCAACGGGACTCGTGAAGTTCATCCTGGCTTGATCATGACTG GCATGGAACTATCCGAACATGACGGCGCAAACCGCATGGGCCCAACA TTTGGGGCCATGATGGCAAGTGGTATCAAGGCAGCTCATGAAGCGTTGAAAATCTTCGATAGTCACGAAATCGTCGACGGCGAGGTTATTGGTCCCAAAACATTGAACTAA
- a CDS encoding tetratricopeptide repeat domain-containing protein — protein MSDWISYLPDLEWSLIEGKWRPSLDSVDHTSAPVLGLVRNVIDGNLKAALESDLSKELLTLNHTGSLFTLEGSFNGRLDSYFPLKLDVDNDTAAELVRLTVAVACLHAFLQINWTGPDLNLNILEILTIPSPPSTPLTNEILSAQAISELATGGEPAYHLAKLPELVRIAQIILSRGFETLQTGPWWNLRAHLIHQQLLDDPVAVPEHFWLSLSPLEKLDNQDLVGRLKLEQGLLRHLFSQDRQAADLFVQAAKATGLQYQLTGALGKRTKFQTKDLTQLVLLAKSRDDGREDKDNADINVPDTMQLNDDTLLEQTEYTSSSADTNTFAGIDPSNQPALRPLDQCIFLGMCLNVRNTSPSHGLTAEQMMPYISRVISHPRNWSVHTMALLLRARLESTRTRTVERSTLQLQALIDQMPTADSTLAERLLFVHSIPLPSKWAMEKELADRFLSIGVVKSALEIYERLEMWEEVVKCYQSIEQRDRALEIVRDLLAGRKAEADVVLARGRTTEASPGRVRMDAAREAKLWCLLGDIDSSSSLEHYNRAWEVSGSTSARAARALGGYYFARGEYSQAIPFLKRATALQPLLSRPWFLMGCAYVREEAWVEARDAFARCVGIDQEDGESWNNIASVYLRMDEKGLAGGDDLTLLEGDLTPKSRTDNKFTNKLLAFRALKQGLRYSYENWRMWQNYIIVSVDVGELSEACRALGRLVELRVEKDGLASVDIEVLERLVDAVTRAPPDEEPIDAQSERVRNPDEGHGLFPRVYDLFTRVVLSRISNSARIYRAWARLLTWRARSRNAVHLKSTWSEALTAHMDAYRAGVGSDSRIENDVERFKEGVVEVTELVDVLRNLGPRARDGEIEEGKNRESWKFQAKSLVRTFMGRTKASFEDEPEWAKLKELLDELKNE, from the exons ATGAGCGACTGGATATCGTATTTACCTGACCTCGAGTGGTCCCTGATCGAGGGCAAGTGGCGCCCATCGCTCGATTCGGTTGATCACACTTCTGCGCCCGTTCTCGGTCTCGTTCGAAATGTCATCGACGGTAATCTCAAGGCCGCACTCGAGTCCGACTTGTCCAAAGAACTATTGACGCTTAATCATACTGGCTCGCTTTTTACTTTGGAAGGATCGTTCAACGGCCGACTAGATTCGTACTTTCCCCTCAAACTCGACGTCGACAACGACACAGCGGCTGAACTTGTGCGATTAACTGTCGCTGTTGCTTGTCTGCACGCATTCCTGCAGATAAACTGGACCGGGCCCGATTTAAATCTTAATATTCTTGAAATTTTGACGATCCCCTCTCCCCCCTCGACTCCGCTCACGAACGAAATACTCTCTGCACAGGCCATCTCTGAACTCGCAACGGGTGGGGAACCTGCTTATCACCTAGCAAAACTCCCCGAACTGGTTAGAATCGCGCAAATCATATTGTCAAGAGGCTTTGAAACGTTACAGACCGGTCCATGGTGGAACCTCCGAGCTCATTTGATCCACCAACAGCTCCTCGATGACCCCGTTGCCGTTCCAGAGCATTTTTGGCTCTCGCTCTCCCCGCTGGAAAAACTAGACAACCAAGACCTTGTCGGAAGACTGAAGCTCGAACAGGGCTTGTTGCGACATTTGTTCTCGCAAGACCGGCAGGCGGCTGATTTATTCGTCCAGGCGGCCAAGGCGACGGGTCTACAGTATCAACTTACAGGCGCGCTTGGGAAGCGGACAAAGTTCCAAACCAAGGACCTCACCCAGCTGGTCCTGCTCGCCAAGAGTCGCGATGACGGGCGTGAAGACAAAGATAACGCAGACATCAATGTGCCCGACACCATGCAACTTAATGACGACACCTTGCTCGAGCAAACCGAGTATACTTCCTCATCTGCAGACACAAATACTTTTGCTGGGATCGACCCATCTAATCAGCCCGCCCTCCGTCCACTCGACCAATGCATTTTCCTTGGCATGTGCCTTAATGTCCGCAATACCTCGCCTTCACATGGACTCACGGCCGAACAAATGATGCCATATATTTCGCGGGTCATATCTCACCCTCGAAATTGGTCTGTGCATACAATGGCTCTCTTGCTCCGCGCTCGCCTCGAATCGACCCGCACACGTACTGTCGAAAGATCTACTCTCCAGCTTCAAGCCCTTATTGACCAAATGCCTACGGCCGATAGCACACTAGCCGAACGCCTTTTATTCGTACACTCGATCCCTCTCCCAAGCAAATGGGCTATGGAAAAGGAGCTCGCGGACCGCTTCCTGAGTATCGGCGTTGTTAAATCTGCTCTGGAAATATACGAACGACTAGAGATGTGGGAGGAAGTAGTCAAGTGTTATCAGTCAATCGAACAGCGCGACCGGGCACTCGAGATTGTCCGAGACTTGTTAGCGGGCCGAAAAGCCGAGGCCGACGTTGTTCTCGCTCGGGGCAGGACCACCGAGGCATCGCCTGGCCGAGTACGTATGGACGCCGCACGAGAAGCAAAGTTATGGTGCTTGCTCGGAGATATCGATTCTTCGTCGTCCCTCGAGCACTACAACCGTGCGTGGGAAGTGTCCGGCTCGACATCTGCTCGCGCTGCACGAGCTCTTGGGGGATACTATTTCGCCCGGGGGGAGTATTCCCAAGCCATCCCATTTCTGAAGCGTGCGACGGCTTTGCAACCATTGCTCTCTCGACCCTGGTTCTTGATGGGGTGTGCGTACGTGCGCGAGGAGGCTTGGGTCGAGGCCCGAGATGCGTTTGCTAGGTGCGTAGGAATTGACCAAGAGGATGGCGAGAGTTGGAACAATATTGCGAGCGTGTACTTGAGGATGGACGAAAAGGGACTTGCGGGTGGAGATGATCTTACTTTGTTGGAG GGTGACCTCACACCCAAATCGAGGACCGACAACAAATTCACCAACAAATTGCTTGCATTCAGAGCTCTCAAACAAGGGTTGCGATATTCCTATGAGAACTGGCGAATGTGGCAAAACTACATTATCGTTTCCGTTGACGTAGGTGAACTTTCCGAAGCCTGTCGAGCGTTGGGTCGTCTCGTCGAACTTCGGGTTGAAAAGGACGGGTTGGCCAGCGTCGACATCGAGGTTCTTGAGCGCCTCGTTGATGCAGTGACACGGGCCCCGCCAGATGAGGAGCCCATAGACGCTCAGAGCGAACGCGTTCGTAACCCGGATGAAGGACATGGACTGTTTCCCCGGGTTTATGACCTGTTCACCCGTGTGGTTCTATCTCGCATCTCTAATTCGGCGCGTATATACCGTGCTTGGGCCCGATTACTCACGTGGCGTGCGCGTTCTCGCAATGCAGTTCACCTCAAATCCACCTGGTCTGAAGCATTAACAGCGCATATGGACGCTTATCGCGCCGGGGTTGGATCTGATTCTCGGATTGAGAACGATGTTGAGAGATTCAAAGAGGGCGTTGTCGAAGTCACGGAACTAGTAGACGTGCTGAGGAACCTTGGGCCAAGAGCGCGCGATGGGGAAATTGAGGAGGGCAAAAACAGGGAATCGTGGAAGTTCCAGGCAAAAAGTCTAGTCAGGACGTTCATGGGGCGAACCAAGGCCAGCTTCGAGGATGAGCCGGAGTGGGCGAAGTTGAAAGAGTTACTAGACGAATTGAAGAACGAATAG
- a CDS encoding ATP-dependent DNA helicase PIF1: protein MPVDPPARNQAFSNRQLAQHRQFTLVAASNAETIQSNPLNPPPGPSRAALAQRARQARERAEREAAAQAMQAQQPPNIALIPEELLPAPLDLPQIPENQQVPVNIEDNQENINQEPPGNNIEQGDVHAHPQPNEQPLPPAQLNEAAQERTAAKEKRDRVVSRLSCTGQHDLGPMNGNTITFGSCCLSGQIVLPPPRCPPRELWELYTGRHHLSQNFQKNIQALNAALAFTSFGATSIGEVPAGQGPYIFKIGGEVHHLSGVLDRAPEGQQPQYAQLYLYDPHDAANFRTRNQHNAGIDPGLMRLLTGVIHESHGYAALYKQAWQRMQEQPVQTVSIVLCQQRNTDPRRYNLPTSDEIALILADNALNQQHDIVLFKHDGGFQRMSSWNPAYACLHYVLLFPKGEHGFQRHIPIQGRQWQPGLHPQAAQRVAHLDVEGHEPDDDEEDNGPASNQQQRRSVVSEREYYAYYLFSREDPDVQTHYPGANGTFSTIFRAGRLFQQYLVDVWAIADQSRLLWLRNNQSSLRVELYSGLCDALLSDNLTRGEQVGRYILPSSYYGGPRQMAESYQDAMAISRYLGGPQLFITMTANPKWPEIHGALLPGQTYSDRPDLITRVFELKRRQLMEDITQKGIFGKCIAHVHTIEFQKRGLPHMHLLVWLERASHILEPGDVDELICAELPIAEGPGADPALYAVVTSSMLHGPCGPDHSDAPCWDKDKKACTKGYYPLKQWNAQTIMVADSYPLYRHRDNGQTFRKVISGVEITFDNRHVVPYNPFLSKRYTCHINVETCSGIGAIKYVFKYVYKGGDRISIELTTNAEGDAQQAQNLDEIRTHLDARWVSPYEALWRLLKFSLHQEVPNIVRLQVHLPEQQSVSFRAGQLIENVIAAAKDTSLTAFFKLNAHENQEVRRFANELVYQEIPNKFTWNKTTWKFSLRRFTQNNGVVRFSTGAIGRMYFVPPNSGERFYLRTLLTVVRGPTSFESLRTFEGQVFPTFKEACIAQGLLESDEEWARCLAEAAQYKTGRQLRRLFVVILTACHPMDPGQLWIQFCAQICDDLRYKLSQEPWNRPHALDEDVYDFGLYLVEVLVLETGSNMQDVNMPTCQQNWDQINQEQNRLIREQYALRDAQPEGLEDQLQQQLNNEQLAAFNQVLASVQNDLGVTFFLDGPAGTGKTFLYRTLCTTLRAQGKIVICVASSGLAALLLPGGKTSHSVFKIPIEIKEDSTCNISKRSELAALIARTDLIIWDEVPMQHRFCAEAFNRTCKDIANHPDKPFGGITVVFGGDFRQTLPVIPKGTPEQIVAACLKESPLWAGMEKMRLTRNMRLQHGDAEMAEFATWLLGIGEGLQIPQGTTSSETAFKQSMLVESRDNLINKIYGNLDQLPQLNDEYFRSRTILTPRNDDVLILNKIILRKFPGEMQIFHSADKVIYEAGVDDERLGTLSTEYLNSLNSGSIPLSDLELKEGCPVMILRNLARSQGVCNGTRGIVTRIGSRVLELRLLTGSEAGNTVFIPRISLTPPETEFGFQLSRRQFPV, encoded by the exons ATGCCTGTAGATCCACCAGCTAGAAATCAAGCATTCAGTAACCGTCAATTGGCTCAGCACAGGCAGTTTACATTAGTGGCAGCTTCCAATGCTGAGACTATTCAAAGCAATCCTTTG AACCCCCCACCTGGGCCCAGCCGTGCAGCTTTGGCTCAGAGGGCAAGGCAAGCAAGGGAGCGTGCAGAGAGGGAAGCAGCTGCTCAGGCAATGCAAGCTCAGCAG CCTCCAAACATAGCTCTGATCCCAGAAGAATTGCTGCCTGCCCCATTGGACCTACCTCAAATCCCAGAAAATCAGCAAGTACCTGTGAACATTGAGGATAATCAA GAAAACATTAATCAAGAACCTCCAGGCAATAATATTGAACAAGGAGATGTGCATGCCCACCCACAG CCTAATGAGCAGCCATTACCACCAGCACAGCTAAATGAGGCAGCCCAAGAGCGCACTGCAGCAAAAGAAAAACGTGATCGTGTTGTTAGCCGGTTGTCTTGCACTGGGCAACATGATTTAGGGCCAATGAAT GGGAATACAATTACTTTTGGATCATGCTGTCTCTCAGGGCAGATTGTCCTCCCTCCCCCTAGATGTCCACCAAGAGAGCTTTGGGAGCTTTATACAGGGAGGCACCACCTCTCTCAAAACTTCCAAAAAAACATTCAAGCTCTCAATGCAGCATTGGCATTCACTTCATTTGGTGCAACAAGTATTGGTGAGGTGCCTGCAGGTCAAGGGCCTTATATCTTCAAAATTGGGGGGGAGGTTCATCACCTTTCTGGGGTGCTTGACAGGGCTCCAGAGGGTCAGCAGCCTCAATATGCCCAACTCTATCTTTATGATCCACATGATGCTGCTAATTTCCGTACAAGGAACCAGCATAATGCTGGAATTGACCCAGGATTGATGCGCTTGCTCACTGGGGTGATTCATGAGTCACATGGGTATGCTGCTCTGTATAAGCAAGCATGGCAGAGGATGCAAGAACAACCTGTTCAGACTGTGTCCATTGTTCTTTGCCAGCAGCGGAACACTGACCCAAGGAGATACAATCTCCCAACCAGTGATGAGATTGCTCTGATCTTGGCTGATAATGCTTTGAACCAGCAGCATGATATTGTGCTGTTCAAGCATGATGGAGGCTTTCAAAGGATGAGCTCATGGAACCCTGCATATGCATGTCTGCATTATGTTCTACTTTTTCCTAAGGGTGAACATGGGTTCCAGAGACACATACCCATTCAAGGCCGGCAATGGCAGCCTGGCTTGCACCCTCAAGCAGCTCAAAGAGTGGCTCATTTGGATGTAGAAGGGCATGAgccagatgatgatgaggaggaTAATGGCCCAGCCAGCAATCAACAGCAGAGAAGAAGTGTTGTATCAGAAAGAGAGTATTATGCCTATTATCTGTTCAGCCGTGAGGATCCAGATGTTCAAACCCACTATCCTGGTGCCAATGGAACCTTTTCAACCATCTTCCGGGCTGGACGTTTATTCCAACAGTACCTGGTGGATGtctgggccattgctgatcAGAGTAGACTACTTTGGCTACGCAACAACCAATCTTCACTCAGAGTGGAGTTGTACAGTGGCCTATGTGATGCACTCTTGAGTGATAACCTCACACGTGGAGAACAGGTTGGCCGTTATATTCTCCCATCTTCTTACTATGGTGGCCCACGACAGATGGCTGAGAGCTATCAGGATGCCATGGCTATATCCCGCTACCTTGGTGGGCCACAGCTGTTCATCACAATGACAGCTAATCCAAAGTGGCCAGAGATACATGGTGCTCTGCTGCCAGGTCAAACTTATTCTGACAGGCCAGATCTCATTACCCGGGTCTTTGAGCTGAAACGCCGCCAGTTAATGGAGGATATCACTCAAAAAGGGATTTTTGGGAAATGCATTGCACATGTTCACACCATTGAATTCCAGAAGAGAGGCCTGCCTCACATGCACCTCTTAGTATGGTTGGAGCGTGCATCTCACATCCTGGAGCCTGGTGATGTAGATGAGCTTATTTGTGCTGAGCTTCCAATTGCAGAAGGCCCAGGTGCAGACCCTGCCCTATATGCAGTAGTCACTTCTTCCATGTTGCATGGCCCATGTGGTCCTGATCATTCTGATGCTCCATGCTGGGACAAAGACAAAAAGGCCTGTACAAAGGGTTATTATCCCTTGAAGCAATGGAATGCACAGACTATTATGGTTGCTGACTCATACCCCCTCTACCGGCATAGGGACAATGGTCAAACTTTCAGAAAGGTTATTAGTGGGGTTGAAATTACCTTTGATAATAGACATGTTGTTCCCTACAATCCATTCCTGTCCAAAAGGTACACTTGCCATATCAATGTGGAGACATGCTCTGGGATTGGGGCAATCAAATATGTCTTCAAGTATGTGTACAAGGGGGGTGATAGGATATCCATAGAGCTCACTACAAATGCTGAAGGGGATGCACAGCAAGCTCAAAATCTAGATGAGATCAGGACACATCTGGATGCACGCTGGGTATCCCCCTATGAAGCACTTTGGCGGCTTTTGAAGTTCTCCCTGCATCAGGAGGTACCCAACATTGTCCGTCTACAAGTCCATCTCCCTGAGCAGCAATCAGTTTCCTTCCGTGCAGGCCAGTTGATTGAGAATGTGATTGCTGCAGCCAAGGACACTTCTCTCACTGCCTTCTTCAAGTTGAATGCACATGAAAATCAAGAAGTCCGCAGATTTGCAAATGAGttagtctatcaagaaattcCAAACAAGTTCACCTGGAATAAGACCACTTGGAAGTTTTCTTTGCGGAGGTTTACACAGAACAATGGGGTTGTCAGGTTCTCCACTGGGGCTATTGGACGGATGTATTTTGTTCCACCAAACAGTGGGGAAAGATTCTACCTTAGAACTCTTCTCACTGTGGTGCGTGGCCCCACTTCCTTTGAAAGCCTCCGTACCTTTGAAGGCCAAGTCTTTCCCACTTTCAAAGAGGCTTGCATTGCACAAGGACTACTGGAGAGTGATGAGGAGTGGGCCAGATGTCTTGCAGAAGCTGCCCAGTATAAAACTGGGAGGCAGCTGCGCCGCCTCTTTGTGGTCATCTTAACTGCTTGCCATCCTATGGACCCAGGACAGCTATGGATTCAGTTCTGTGCTCAAATCTGTGATGACCTTAGATACAAACTAAGTCAAGAGCCTTGGAACCGTCCACATGCCTTGGATGAAGATGTTTATGATTTTGGTCTTTACCTGGTTGAAGTTTTAGTCCTTGAGACTGGATCAAATATGCAGGATGTCAATATGCCAACTTGCCAACAGAATTGGGATCAAATCAACCAAGAACAAAACCGTCTCATCCGGGAGCAGTATGCATTACGGGATGCACAGCCTGAGGGGTTGGAGGATCAGCTTCAACAACAGCTTAACAATGAACAGCTTGCTGCCTTCAACCAAGTACTTGCCTCAGTTCAAAATGATCTTGGGGTCACATTCTTCCTTGATGGACCTGCAGGGACTGGCAAAACATTCCTGTACCGGACCTTATGCACTACTCTCCGTGCTCAAGGGAAAATTGTGATATGTGTTGCATCCTCTGGACTAGCTGCTCTGCTGCTTCCAGGAGGGAAGACATCACATTCTGTTTTCAAAATCCCAATTGAGATCAAGGAGGACAGTACTTGCAATATCTCAAAGCGCTCAGAACTTGCTGCCCTTATTGCACGTACAGATTTAATCATCTGGGATGAAGTACCTATGCAGCATAGATTCTGTGCTGAGGCATTTAACCGCACCTGCAAAGACATTGCAAATCATCCAGACAAGCCATTTGGAGGTATCACTGTGGTTTTTGGAGGAGACTTCCGCCAAACCTTACCTGTCATCCCTAAGGGAACACCAGAGCAGATTGTTGCAGCATGCCTCAAAGAGTCACCACTTTGGGCTGGCATGGAGAAGATGAGGCTCACCCGTAATATGCGCCTACAGCATGGGGATGCAGAGATGGCTGAGTTTGCCACTTGGCTTTTAGGAATTGGTGAAGGCCTTCAAATTCCCCAGGGGACCACCTCATCTGAAACTGCATTCAAGCAGTCCATGTTAGTGGAAAGCAGAGACAACTTAATTAACAAGATCTATGGGAACCTTGATCAACTCCCTCAGCTAAATGATGAATACTTCCGTAGTCGCACTATCCTTACACCTCGGAATGATGATGTTTTGATCCTGAACAAGATAATTCTCAGAAAATTTCCAGGGGAAATGCAGATCTTCCACAGTGCTGACAAGGTCATTTATGAGGCTGGAGTGGATGATGAGAGGCTTGGGACATTGTCAACAGAGTACCTCAACTCCTTGAACTCTGGAAGTATTCCACTCTCAGATCTGGAACTCAAAGAAGGCTGTCCTGTTATGATACTACGCAACTTAGCCCGTTCACAAGGTGTCTGCAATGGAACCCGTGGCATTGTAACCCGCATAGGATCACGTGTTTTGGAGCTCCGGTTACTCACAGGCTCTGAAGCAG GGAACACTGTATTCATTCCAAGGATCTCTCTAACTCCCCCAGAGACTGAGTTTGGCTTCCAACTTTCCAGGCGCCAATTTCCAGTTTGA